Sequence from the Thermothelomyces thermophilus ATCC 42464 chromosome 2, complete sequence genome:
AACCAAGGCCTCAGTGCCCAGTGCCTGCCAAGGTTCACGGCCGTCCCAAATCGAGAATCAACACACTCCTTTCCTCGCTTTTTCTTCGACCCGGCCGCACGGTTTCAATCTTTATACAATCAGGCCGTCGGCGGCTCAAGTTTTGAGTGGAGAAACCACAGAATTTTTTAATTAGCATACGGGACGTTGGCGCGGTCTCGTCTCGGTCTAGAAATCAAATACATCGAAACAGCGAATCGTCGACGTCAAACCCCCGTCTCGATCTCGACCGACCGCATCCCCACCGAATCTGCGCCGCCCAGGGATAGGAGGAGGACTCGTAACCACGGGAACTGGCATGATTTATACCTTCTCGGAACGTTAGGCCCATAGTATTCGGTGGCGGCTCAACATTCCATCTTGCATTCGGGATCCTTCCCCAGGAACCCCTTTTTATCCTCTTTCCCTCTCCTTTCCCGCGCCCAGCGCccgagagagagggagggagagaaaCAAAGAGTGTGAGAGACAAGGGTGGggggagaaagagagagacaTAGAGACAAAAGAAAGCAATGCCAACGCTCTACTCCAACCTGCCGCCTGCAGGGCGCGATTCCCTCGAGCTCGCCTCGCTCGCCAGCTCCGACCAGGGTTCCACCGCCAGCGACGGCGACGTCTCCTCGCGGCCGAGCATATCCTCCTCGAGGCGCGCCTCCCTCGAGCGCGACGATCCCCTCGACGCCGAcaaccccgccgccgcctacGGCCACGACGACCATGACGGCGACGCGGCGACCcacggccgcggccggcccGCGCACCACCCCCGCTCCTTCTCCGTCTCGTCCACCTTCGACTTCGCCGCCAACCTCTTCCCGCTCTCGAGCACCGCCGGCGTCGCGGGGGCCGGCGGGTACGCCCCGCTCGGCCCGTCCGGACCCTCTGGGGCGGGGGGCTACTATGCCGGGGTGCTGGGCCGCAGCAGGGGCCTTGGGGGTggtgccggggccgggggcgCCGGCGGTCTCGGCGGGTCGCTGGAGAAGCACAAGACGCTGACGTACCTGAACGGGCTGTCGCTGATTGTGGGGCTGATCATCGGGTCCGGCATCTTCTCGTCGCCGAGCCAGGTCAACTCGCACGCCGGGTCGCCCGGCGCCGCCCTGATTGTCTGGCTGGTGGCGGGCATCCTGGCCTGGACGGGGGCGGCGAGCTACGCGGAGCTCGGCGGCGCGATCCCGCTCAACGGCGGGCCGCAGGTGTACCTGTCCAAGATCTTTGGCGAGCTGGCCGGGTTCCTGTTCACCTGGGTGGCCGCGCTGGTGCTCAAGCCCGGCAGCGCCGCCATCATCGCCATCATCATGGGCGAGTACCTGGTGCGAGCCGTGATCGGGGCCGAGGCGGAGACGGTAAACGTCTGGGTCAACAAGTCGGTCGCTCTGGTCGGCTTGGCCCTGGTCACCTTTCTGAACTGCGTCTCGACGCGGCTGGGGACGCGCCTGAACGACATGCTCATGTTTCTAAAGTTTGTTGCATTGCTCGGCGTTACGGTTATCGGCATTGTGGTGGCTGCGACCGGCTTCTCGTCCTCGGGGCAGGCGAACAGGGATTGGAAGGACCACCCGTGGTTCGAGGGCACCAAGATGGATGCGTCGGCGTGGGCCGTGGCGTTGTATGCGGGTCTGTGGGCGTTTGACGGGTGGGATAACGTGAGTTTGTACaccctccccccttcccccccccctctcttcCACATACACACTCTCTCCAAGCCCCTATCACCTCTCGTGTTCAAAACGAAAACTAACGAGATTGGACTGAATAAAAGACAAATTACGTAGTAGGCGAGTTCCGCAACCCTAGCCGGGACCTGCCGCGGGTCATCCACACGGCCATGCCGCTGGTGATCACGAGCTATCTCCTGGCCAACATCGCCTacttcctcgtcctcccgCTCGACACCATCAACTCGACCAACACGGTGGCCGTCATGTTCGGGGCCAAGGTGTTCGGCCCCGCCGGCGCGCTGATCCTCGCCCTGATCGTGTCCGCCTCGTGCCTGGGCGCGCTCAACAGCTCCACCTTCACCAGCAGCCGGCTCGTCTACGTCGCCGGCAAGGAGGGCTACATCCCGTCCCTcttcggccgcctcggcgccGGCACGGGCGTCCCCGCCGGTCCGGAGCTCTCGGCCGGCCCGCGGACGGCGCGGTCCCGGCTCGCCAGCAGGCTGGTCGCCCTCGTCGGGGACGAGGACACGGGCCTGTTCTTCACGCCGATCCCGGCCCTGATCCTCAACGCGCTGCTCACGACCGCCTACATCGCCGTGGGCGAGTTCGGCACGCTCGTCACCTTCTACGGCGTCGCCGGGTACACCTTCTACTTCTTGACCGTCCTGGGCCTGATCGTCCTGCGCGTCCGCGAGCCCAACCTGGAGCGCCCCTACCGCACCTGGATCACCACCCCCATCATCTTCTGCTGCGTCAGCCTGTTCCTGCTGAGCAGGGCCGTCTTCTCGCAGCCGCTGCAGACCCTGATCGTGGTGGGGttcgtcgtcgccggcgtGCCCGTGTATTACTGGAGGGTACGGGGCCgagggcgggggcgggggcgagTGGGGAAGAGGGAGCTCGGCGGGAGGGAAGAAGGGAGGAGGCCGTGGTGGAAGTTTTGGCAAAGGAGGTAGTAGCCGGacgcccggcggcggcggcggcgggcagcTCTGAATCTTGTTTCAGTCGATGGTCTTGGGCATCGGGCTCATCGGGATGAGAAAAGGCCGTTGCCTCGATATccatacctatatatatatacacacATAATGGCTCATGTTGGTCCTGTCGCGGGTTTGGCGTGGGAAACAGGATAAAAAGGGTGGGAAAGACCAGGGGGGCAAGCATACTGCACATCTTTCCCGTGCGACTCCGTTTTCGGACGCATGGTTATAAACACATAGATGCATACGGCATCGACATATACCCAACTAACTAATAATATTCATGGCCCGCGACCGCGAGCGGGTTGAGCATGAGGAGCATGACACTTGAATTGTCGGGTATGAAACTTTCAGTTCAGATCAGGCACGTGGGAATCGACGAAGAATCATGAGCATTCCCAGAGTTTAAGGACCTGTAAATGCAATGAGAAGAgaataagaaaaaaaaattctGACATTCATGACgcataagtactatgatagACATAACCCAGTTCTTTCTTCCGGCCATCTCAGAGGAGAAAAGGGTGGGCCAACACGCTTGACTCGACAagaggtatatatatttctccAGACTTGTTGGCTTCGTAGCTTGCCCTCGTGGCCAACCATTAATCTTCTCTCTTTCCTCCTCCAGAGTCGTACTGCAGTGTGTTTGTTTTCTTTGAGACTGAGTTCCATTTTGGCATTATATTTTAAGAAGTGCTGACTTCCCGCTGGCCGTACGACCTGGTGGCGTACTGGCCATTGTGGACGATGAGGTCCTCCGGGCGGTAGTCGAACCTGCCCGAGAGGTAGCTCTCCAAGATGCGCTTGACGCCGTCGGCGTAGCGCTTCTGGGCGTCAAGGGAAGTGCCGGACATGTGGGGCACCATGgcgttgccgccgccgaaggGGTTCTTTGCGGTGCGGAGGGGGTGGTCCGCCGGGGCGGGCTGGGGGAACCAGACGTCGCCGCCGTAGCCGCGCAGGTGGCCGGTGCGGAGGGCCTCGGCGACGTCCTCCTTGACGACGATGGCGCCGCGGGCCGTGTTGACGAGCCAGGAGCCGGGCTTCATCTTGGCGATCAGGTCCTTGTTGAAGAGGCCGCGCGTCTTCTCGTGCAGGGGGCAGTTGATGGTGACGACATCGCACTGGCCCAGCATCTCCTCGAGGTCGAGCACGCGGCGGCAGCCGATCTCCTTCTCTTTCTCTGGCGAGAGGGGCTGGTAGTCGTAGTAGAGCAGCTCCTTGCAGTCAAAGGCCTTGAGGCGGCGCAGGACGCGCTCGCCGATGcggccgacggcgacggtgcCGACCACCTTGCCCTCGAGGTCGAACTCGTtcttggccgcctcggcgaCGTCCCAGCGGCCGGCCTCGATCTGCTCATGGGCGGGCACAAAGTTGCGGACCAACACCAGGATGGTCATGACGACGTGCTCGGCCACCGACACCACGTTGGAGCCCGTCACCTCGGCGACCGTGATGCCGCCGTTGGTCTTGTTGGCCGCGTCGAGGTCGACATGGTCCGAGCCGATGCCGGCCGTGACTGCGAGCTTGAGCTTCTTGGCCTTGGCCAGACGCTCGGCGGTGAGGTAGCCGGGATggaaactatagaaagaaagctGTCAGCCTTTTGTTTCTTTTTCattttcctttcctttttttttcatcaTTTTTTCCTCTTCTGTTCTTTCTCATAAATAATAAATGAAAGAAACAAAATAAAagagtaaaaaaaaaaaggtcaaGCAGGAGGACTCACGGTGTGGTGATGATAATCTCGGCATCAACCAGCTCGCGGTCAAAGGTCGAGTTCTCGCCGTCCTTGTCGGAGGTGGTCACGAGGGTGTGGCCCTGGTCCTCGAGCCACTTGCGGAGGCCGAGCTCATTCTCGGTCGTCCCCAGGAGGCCCGGCACCTGTTGTTTGTCGACAGGTTAGCCAACTTCTTCCCTGTCTTTGTCGGCTTTTCTTTGCAgagcctcctcggccctgcCCGCTCGTTATTCCCGTCGGGGTCCGGATGCCGTGCGGGAAGGGATGCCGGTGCGGGATTGCCGCGTTCCGCCCGCCCCCTCCACTCCCTGCCCAACACTACGGGCCGAAGAAGCTGCCAAGACGGATGCCTCCCGATGCGAACGATGCGAACGGAATGTTACAACGCAAACAGACGTCCCCACTTTCCCGAGCACTCTCCGAGCCCCCCCAGTCTTGTTTCAGTTTGTGACGCAAACAACCACTCTCTCGCTCTCGTTTTCCTTTTACCCTCTTTCCCTCTTTCTATGTATGGTACCCCGCACTTTCCCAAACGAAGACACGGTACTCGGTATAGACCAGTCAGTGCAGCGGCGAATGTGGCAACCCCGACGGGAAAACAGAGCGGTGCGCGGGCCTAGGAAGGAAAGGACCTAGGGGAGGAATGTCTGTTTTGGTGGGGGGGGCTCTTACCTGTTGGGCGtgcttgccgccgtcgtagAGAACAGCCAGAACTTTGACCTTTTCGCGTTGTGTGGTTAGCAAGCGTCTCGTCAGGTGCGTGCCGCCCAGGCCCGCCCGATTTGGCAAGACGTCTGGTGTCTGGGGCACACGGAGGTGTTGGTGATGGAGAGCAGCAGGCCGCCAGGGACCCGGGCGTGACAAGGAGGGGAGAAGGGAACAGGTGCGGGAAGAGAACAAGAGGGACGCGGGGCGAGCTGTAAGTACCATTGTGACCGATAGAAGTTATGCTTCTTGGGTTGTGGATTGGATTCCCCTGGGAAGTTCTTGGAGTAGCTTGCCGTGAGAGAGTTTGTTTGGCCGGACGGGAAAGGTCGTCTCTTTTATAGCACCACTTCCTGTCTATGAGGCGGGGTTGAAGGGGCGCGACGATGCAGCTTGAGAGTTCGGATGACGTGTGGTTTTTCCACAGCGGTGGGGAGCAAACGTCTTGTAAGAAAGCTTAAGATGATATCAAACACCGATAGAGCCGAAGACGACGGGAGCATTCTCGGGGATATTTATGTGTTCCTGTTGCTCTGCccactcctcctccctccccgCCTGCGGACCCGGATACTCGTGCCCGGCGATCCCTCGATCCGAACCAGCCTTGGGACAGGAGGTAGCTCGGAGAGTGCAACAAAGCCGAAGCCGTTGAATGCCATCTACGGTCAAGGGCCTCGAGGGATGGATGCAAAGGTCCAAGTTTGCTGAGGGAGCCgtgcatgtactgtacaagtGTACGAAAATGGAAAGACTTGCTTATAGTTGGCAGGGAAGCTCGATTCGTGCAATCATTCTCGGCAATCACATCCCAGCCTAACATTGGTCAATGGCTCGTCCCATTGGCGACCGCATGTCCACCCCCTGCGGGTTGCCATGTGTATGGATTACTGCGTGTGAACGGGAAGTAAGGTATGTTACACACAATACGCACCACATGCACAGATCCTTTACGTCGATTGATGACATGTCCAAGTTGGTTAGGGAGAGGGGAtggagcaggaggaggaggaggaggaggaggaagaggaggagaggaggaggagaggaggagggtagGACGCGTGATGGAATTGCAGCTCGACTCTCCAATGGCCGTCCTTGGGCGTATGTGGAGGTTGCTTCGCAGATTGTAGGGCGGCGTTTTGGAGGGGAGGGGTTTAGCCGGAGACGAGACCCCCAGCATTGGAACGGTCCAAGAATGGCGGCTCGACAGCCTGTTGCGTTCGCCACCGAGAAACACGTTGATGGCAAACATCCGAGCAATCCAACAACGATTCGTGCGGCATCTCGGACTTGTGGCACCTATTGATCGGCCTCGCCCCTCTCCGatcccttccccccctcctcaTCACACCACTAGAACTTGTTGGTCCTTTCGGTAATTGTACGATGCAGCCCTGGGTGCTTCGTTCCAATAATGGTCTCTGGTCTACTGCGTACTCGGGAGGACCACAAATGGTTGCACCGGCATCTCGGTGATGGCTCGGCATATGTATGCACTGAGAACCTCGAGGACCCCGCAGTGTGGGTTCGCGCCCTGGTTCAAAGATCTGGAGCGGGGTAATGGTGCCTCTCGAAGTGCAGGAGCATGGCCCATACAAATCAGGCAATAGTTGAGCCTCTGGGCAAAGTGTCTGGACGGGGGGAGGGTGCTGTTCCAGATCCCAGATCGCGGTAAAGTCTCAGCTACTCGACCGTTGTGTGAAACCGAACGAAGGCCAAAACCATCGTAGCCATCGTAGGTGTTGACTTACCTTAAGTTAACCTTAGTTGAATTACCGGTTGGCTTGGTGCACTGTCATCCCAACCTTAACTCTGCAATCGCAGGAAAGGTATGGAGTAGGGAAACGACAAATCTGATCGTTTTCCTCATCCAAAACTGACCCCCGGATTCCACTACGGCCAGCCTCCGCCGAGATTGATAATGCTGAGCCCACAACAGACGTGAATCAGCAGCTGCTCCATCTCTCCGAAACTCTCCATCAACTTGGTCCACTATCATCAACATCCCGAGCAAGCCCGAGTCCGAAAACCTGCCCTACCGCATAAGGGTAGCGTAAGTTTCCGTTGACACGTGGGCGCATGCAAACAACGTCTCGGTCCACGGTAGCAGTCTCAAAAGCAGACAAGAAGAGGAGAAAAGAGGAAAGCAAAAGAAAGGCATGCTCTCATCTCTGAATGTATATGCGTTCTCTCTAATGTGATGCAATGCGTCTCCCCGGTCTCAACTGTGCAGTACAATCGAACCAACACCAGATAGACCGACTTCGAAAAAGAAGGGCGAAGTGGCCAGGTCGTGTTATGAATCGAACAAAAATCAAGATGTTCCCATGTCATCTAGTGGCCCTTACTGCAGCAGGCACCGTCCCTCTACACCGCCGCAACCCCCAAACGGACGCGGCCCCTCTAGTTCCAAATCTGCCCAGCTAGTCAAAAGCCAAAGGGCGAGtaaggcggcggcgactcCTGCACGTCGGGACTTGCCCCATCCGTAGCCGCAGACGGcggagcagcggcggcggcggcggcgaccgcGGGACCAGCCGCGCCCGCCATCCAGCCTGCCGCCTTGGCCATCATCTTGGGAAAGTACTGTTGCACAAACGACTCCCTAGCATCAAACCAATGTTAGCTTACTAGCCTCGCAAATAAATAAACAACCAGAACAtccggccgccgcggccgcggctaACTCACGTGTAATAGCTATGCTCCGACCCGTGGACGGACACGAGGTTGTGCGCCAGCTCGTGCGCCACCACGACCCACCACCACGTCGTAGCTTCGACCCTGCCCTGCCCGCTCTGCATCCCCTCCCTGCTGTGCAGCTGCTCCCAGAAGCGCAGGTTGCAAAACACGCTCCCGTTGCTGTTGAACGCGATCGTCTTGCCCCTCTCGTCGTAAAAGATGTGCAGCGCCCGGTCGCTCAGCCCGTACACGGCCGCCACGTCCCGCAGCAGCGCCTCGAACCGCGCGATCCCGTCCACGTGCGCCGCCACAAACTGGCCCGAGTCGCCCGGGTGGTCTTTGGACAGGAACACGCGCATGCCACGCGGTGCTTCCGCGGCGAAGGCCATGTTCTGGGCCGGCGTGCTGTCGCAGTACGTCGTCTGTTCCTGCACCACGGTCTGGTGAGGCGGCGCAAAGAGCGTCGACGAATCGTGCGCCCGTGTGGCCTTGATCGCGTTGAGGAGGTTTTGCTGGATGGTTGCGGGCGAGGTGACACGGTTGCCGTCATCCGTCGGCTTGGTGCCGCTACCGCCACCCCCGGTCGAGCCAGGCGGTGGAGGAGGGAGGAACTTATCGAGCTCCGAATGGGTGGGTGACGGGGGAGTGTCATCAGACGTATCGAACCCCAAGCGGCGGGTAAGGTTTGTGAATAGGCTGCCGCCTTTCTtcggccgctgctgctgtggcGGCGGAAGGCCGGCGCTCGTCGAAGGTTCCGGGGAATCGTCGAAACTGCCTGGCATGCGGTCGCGCGCTCGCTGGGGGGTCACGGCATCCTGGGGCGCGTCCTGAGCCGCCCATTCCTTCTCGCGCTCCTGGATCCTCCTCTGCTCTGCCTCGAGCGCCCTGCGACGTTCTTCCTCCACCAGCCGAGCTTCAGCGGCTTTGGCGCGCAGGATCCGGTCGACGTTGTACCCGCGCGCTCGCAGCTCCAGCAAGCCAAGCTTCAGGAAAGGCTCGAAGAAGAAGTAAGCGTGCTGATTAGGGCGCTTCAGCAGGAGTTGACAGATGGCGTGGCCGACTTGGTACATATCTGgcttcttctcctcggcggcgacgTACAGCATCCATCCATTCGCCGTCTGGGAACTGGCCGCTGACCGTTTCTCCTGGTGGGTCTTGGCGTGACCCTTCAGCGACCGCCGCAGGGCGAGCGACGAGACCGTCGTCACTTGCAGGTTCTTTTCCAGCCAATGAGTGCCGTGTTTGATGGCATCACGCTTGTCCTTTGAGTACTCATGCAAGAAGAGCTTCGAGCGTTCGAGCACGTGCTTCCGGAGCCACTCGGCGCCACTCTGATCTCGCGTCCGCTGTCCTACCGACAGTTCTTCCCGGACTCTACTGCCCAGTGATTCGGAGCCGAGGGCCATGTAAAAGGCCTCCAAGAGATCATCCTCCGGGGCACAGAGCAGCGCTTCCTTGAACAGCCGGTAGCTAATGTAATCGTCGAGAATGACAATGCTATCGGCTGTAGCGAGCTGGTAGTGCTTGATCGGAGCATCCTCCTCTTCCGCTGCCTCGGGTTCCTTGTTCTTCCCTGACGACAGTTCCCGGGAGCCGAGCAGCCATGGCGATGTCCGCATTTTCCTGAAAAGCTCTTTGTCCCTCTTGAGAGTCGACATGTCCTCCGCG
This genomic interval carries:
- a CDS encoding formate dehydrogenase produces the protein MVKVLAVLYDGGKHAQQVPGLLGTTENELGLRKWLEDQGHTLVTTSDKDGENSTFDRELVDAEIIITTPFHPGYLTAERLAKAKKLKLAVTAGIGSDHVDLDAANKTNGGITVAEVTGSNVVSVAEHVVMTILVLVRNFVPAHEQIEAGRWDVAEAAKNEFDLEGKVVGTVAVGRIGERVLRRLKAFDCKELLYYDYQPLSPEKEKEIGCRRVLDLEEMLGQCDVVTINCPLHEKTRGLFNKDLIAKMKPGSWLVNTARGAIVVKEDVAEALRTGHLRGYGGDVWFPQPAPADHPLRTAKNPFGGGNAMVPHMSGTSLDAQKRYADGVKRILESYLSGRFDYRPEDLIVHNGQYATRSYGQREVSTS